In Candidatus Nitrosotenuis cloacae, the following proteins share a genomic window:
- a CDS encoding cupredoxin domain-containing protein has protein sequence MSKQRRTSRRMSNKKILAIIGFTLVSAAIGYAVFNSMIPTNRSFPVLGVPENTYLVTKHDSQNGYVFASKGTTSGKKSMGSMHIMPEIHVTQDQLGSIHMINEDTDSKHNLNIDEFNVHTKDLNYFETQTVTFVADKEGSFRYYCTIHPEMNGRLIVQ, from the coding sequence GTGTCAAAGCAGAGGCGCACTTCGCGCAGAATGAGTAATAAGAAGATCCTAGCAATCATAGGATTTACCTTAGTATCAGCTGCCATAGGATATGCCGTGTTCAACTCCATGATTCCAACAAACAGGAGTTTTCCAGTTCTAGGCGTTCCAGAGAATACATACCTTGTCACAAAACACGACTCACAGAACGGTTACGTGTTTGCGTCAAAGGGAACAACAAGCGGCAAGAAGAGCATGGGCTCAATGCACATAATGCCGGAGATTCACGTAACGCAAGATCAGCTTGGTTCCATACATATGATCAACGAGGATACCGATTCCAAGCACAATCTGAACATAGACGAGTTTAACGTTCATACAAAGGATCTGAATTACTTTGAGACTCAGACGGTCACATTTGTCGCAGACAAGGAAGGTTCGTTTAGGTATTACTGTACAATACACCCAGAGATGAATGGCAGGCTGATCGTGCAGTGA
- a CDS encoding tyrosine--tRNA ligase codes for MDVTEKVELIAKPPTEEIVTKEELVHLFETNSKPKHYIGLEISGFLHLGSLISTGFKINDFIKAGVQCNVFLADWHTLINDKLGGNWETISKVSNYYEKAFKLVCPGVQIIRGTELYESKKDYWKDLVQATKHMTLARTMRTLTIMGRSEAEDKIDLAKLLYPPMQAVDIHAMDIDIAHAGMDQRKIHMLVREIFPKMKWKVPVAVHHSLLPGLTEPVSQDEEGAGTKMSKSKPASGIFIHDSDDEIRSKIKKGWCEVGNVNNPILQIARHIVFNQFPEISVERPEKFGGNVTYSNYPQLEADFAAGKLHPTDLKQMVGNYLVKIIAPIRDKLGIDEELSNAIKNSV; via the coding sequence TTGGATGTAACAGAAAAGGTAGAACTGATTGCCAAGCCGCCGACCGAAGAAATTGTCACAAAAGAAGAACTGGTGCATCTGTTTGAGACAAACTCCAAACCAAAACACTACATCGGTCTTGAGATATCCGGCTTTCTGCATCTTGGCAGCCTGATCAGCACAGGTTTCAAAATTAACGATTTCATCAAGGCAGGCGTTCAGTGCAATGTATTTCTGGCAGACTGGCACACACTCATCAACGACAAGCTGGGAGGAAACTGGGAGACCATATCCAAAGTATCAAACTACTACGAAAAGGCATTCAAGCTTGTCTGCCCAGGCGTGCAGATAATCCGTGGAACCGAGCTGTACGAGTCGAAAAAGGACTACTGGAAGGACCTAGTCCAAGCCACAAAGCACATGACGCTTGCAAGAACCATGCGAACCCTTACCATAATGGGAAGGTCCGAGGCCGAGGACAAGATAGACCTTGCCAAGCTGCTGTACCCACCCATGCAGGCAGTGGACATACATGCAATGGACATCGACATTGCCCACGCAGGAATGGACCAAAGAAAAATCCACATGCTTGTGCGCGAAATATTCCCAAAGATGAAGTGGAAGGTGCCGGTGGCAGTACATCACTCCCTCCTGCCCGGACTCACCGAGCCAGTATCGCAGGATGAGGAGGGTGCCGGAACAAAGATGAGCAAGTCAAAGCCGGCATCCGGCATTTTCATACACGACTCCGACGACGAGATAAGATCAAAAATCAAGAAGGGCTGGTGCGAGGTGGGAAATGTCAACAACCCGATCCTGCAGATCGCAAGGCACATCGTGTTCAACCAGTTCCCAGAAATCTCGGTGGAAAGGCCAGAAAAGTTCGGCGGAAATGTCACATATTCAAATTACCCACAATTAGAGGCAGACTTTGCGGCAGGAAAGCTGCATCCCACAGACCTAAAGCAGATGGTGGGGAACTATCTTGTCAAGATAATCGCGCCAATCCGGGACAAGCTGGGAATTGATGAAGAGCTAAGCAACGCAATAAAGAACAGCGTCTAG
- a CDS encoding DUF7482 domain-containing protein yields MRKLLIVALVVAVSTATISFSIFSDQFATAKPQSKIQFTKTVTSSPDPATGKGQLALILSPNRGSIYAGSLTYTANQPVEVVVLHELGRDDSKGQPTWSVDRNTVYGISALEPAKTADSVEFTGAALGFRSAGPFTVTVSVDGWIRGQPTEVMVQTFEAGDRSFTLPDSHVKVTLSMHSGFFGKDSVYYIITDSSNKTLAERIADKQGAAVQFAPKLRWAPAASQDPVYMFTNGIKGDGLYGFQGEVFASTPAQPEKYSPLRSVSLVSWKNGQKPQVLDSADDVLKAARDSRVKITNTNVTINAPQISWPGGQMLVKNVTNASDASFDKGQVTEIDRDSKKVTFIAHRAWGADGRTLYYIVTDATPTGPAQVIGVPAASKIAQALSSPVFSDMYQFKNGIKGAGPLGFQQSVIDVKPDESYAPLCRVSIAEWKNEGAAMILETMSDIDSKKSDGSIFVTLARPLSSDHVINCPVIDLPKR; encoded by the coding sequence TTGAGAAAACTGCTCATTGTGGCACTAGTTGTTGCAGTCTCGACTGCCACCATTTCATTTTCCATATTCTCCGACCAGTTTGCAACTGCAAAGCCGCAGAGCAAGATCCAGTTTACAAAGACGGTCACGTCGTCACCAGATCCCGCAACCGGAAAAGGCCAGCTTGCCCTGATTCTGTCGCCAAACAGGGGGAGCATCTACGCCGGCTCGCTCACATACACTGCAAATCAACCGGTAGAGGTGGTAGTGCTGCACGAGTTGGGAAGAGACGACTCGAAGGGGCAGCCGACATGGAGTGTTGACAGGAATACCGTATACGGTATCTCCGCGTTGGAGCCTGCTAAAACTGCAGACTCTGTCGAGTTCACAGGTGCGGCACTTGGTTTCCGGAGCGCGGGCCCGTTTACTGTCACGGTGAGTGTAGACGGCTGGATCAGGGGGCAGCCAACCGAGGTGATGGTGCAGACGTTTGAGGCAGGGGACAGGTCGTTTACGCTTCCCGACTCGCACGTAAAAGTGACGCTTTCGATGCACTCGGGATTTTTTGGCAAGGATTCCGTGTACTACATCATTACCGATTCGAGCAACAAGACGCTGGCAGAAAGGATTGCAGACAAACAGGGTGCGGCAGTACAGTTTGCGCCAAAGCTGAGGTGGGCGCCGGCCGCGTCGCAGGATCCCGTATACATGTTCACAAACGGCATAAAGGGTGACGGGTTGTATGGTTTTCAGGGCGAGGTGTTTGCAAGCACGCCGGCGCAGCCGGAAAAATACAGCCCGCTTCGTAGCGTGTCATTGGTGTCATGGAAGAACGGGCAAAAGCCGCAGGTACTGGACTCTGCAGACGACGTGCTAAAGGCCGCAAGGGACAGCAGGGTAAAGATCACAAATACAAACGTGACAATTAACGCGCCCCAGATCTCCTGGCCTGGCGGGCAGATGCTGGTCAAGAACGTGACAAACGCATCGGACGCATCGTTTGACAAGGGGCAGGTTACGGAGATTGACAGGGATTCAAAGAAGGTCACGTTTATTGCGCACAGGGCGTGGGGTGCGGACGGAAGAACACTCTATTACATAGTCACAGACGCGACTCCGACCGGCCCAGCGCAGGTAATCGGTGTGCCGGCCGCATCAAAGATTGCGCAAGCGCTGTCGTCGCCGGTATTTTCGGACATGTACCAGTTCAAAAACGGCATAAAGGGGGCAGGACCGCTTGGATTCCAGCAGAGCGTCATAGATGTAAAACCGGACGAAAGCTATGCCCCGCTGTGTCGCGTATCAATTGCTGAATGGAAGAATGAGGGTGCCGCGATGATCTTGGAAACAATGTCAGACATCGACAGCAAGAAATCCGACGGCAGTATTTTTGTCACGCTTGCAAGGCCGCTGAGCAGCGACCACGTGATTAACTGCCCAGTGATTGATCTACCCAAAAGATAA
- a CDS encoding DegT/DnrJ/EryC1/StrS family aminotransferase gives MKIPVNVPYIGREEIAEVNAVLKGGALTSSASLGGRNVQEFERNVCSFIKSKYAVAVNSGTAALQAALYALDVKHGDEVLLPSFTFVATANAVVSVGAKPVFVDILKQNYTMDPVDLKRKITRRTKAIIPVHLYGNVAYMDEISEIADKQNLDVIEDAAQSMGSTYKGKQTGTFSKLGCFSLYAAKVMTSGEGGVIVTSDKKLWEKLLMIRNHGMVHGYDTRILGLNFRLPEINAAIAKVQMKKLPKFLAARKKNARILTELLSGANVTLPEERKGVQVNWYLYTIATKMRNGIMKKLNDSGIGATVYYSIPAHKTPYHNKKISLPNTEWAASNVLSLPVQPMVKQSHLETTARIIHDMA, from the coding sequence ATGAAAATTCCTGTAAACGTGCCGTATATTGGGCGAGAGGAGATTGCTGAGGTAAACGCGGTACTAAAAGGTGGGGCACTCACATCGTCTGCGAGCCTGGGCGGAAGGAACGTGCAGGAATTTGAGAGAAACGTATGCTCATTTATCAAATCAAAATATGCGGTTGCGGTAAACTCTGGCACTGCGGCACTGCAGGCGGCACTGTACGCCTTGGATGTAAAGCACGGCGACGAGGTCCTGCTGCCATCATTTACCTTTGTTGCAACCGCAAACGCTGTGGTCTCAGTTGGAGCAAAGCCGGTCTTTGTTGACATTCTAAAGCAGAATTATACCATGGATCCTGTTGACCTCAAAAGAAAGATAACAAGGAGGACAAAGGCGATCATCCCGGTGCATCTGTACGGAAATGTCGCGTACATGGACGAGATATCAGAGATTGCAGACAAGCAGAACTTGGATGTAATTGAGGATGCTGCGCAGTCGATGGGCTCGACCTACAAGGGAAAGCAGACAGGTACGTTCTCCAAACTTGGATGTTTTTCGCTGTATGCGGCAAAGGTGATGACATCGGGCGAGGGTGGTGTGATAGTTACCTCGGATAAGAAGCTCTGGGAAAAACTGCTGATGATTAGAAATCACGGAATGGTTCACGGATACGACACGAGGATACTTGGACTGAATTTCAGGCTGCCGGAGATTAATGCGGCAATCGCAAAGGTGCAGATGAAAAAGCTGCCCAAGTTCCTTGCCGCAAGAAAGAAGAATGCAAGAATCCTAACAGAGTTGCTCTCAGGTGCAAATGTGACACTTCCAGAAGAGAGGAAGGGGGTGCAGGTAAACTGGTACCTGTACACGATAGCCACCAAGATGCGCAACGGTATAATGAAAAAACTCAACGACTCTGGAATCGGCGCTACGGTCTACTATTCCATACCGGCACACAAGACTCCGTATCACAACAAAAAGATCTCGCTGCCAAACACAGAGTGGGCCGCATCAAACGTGCTGTCCCTACCAGTCCAGCCGATGGTAAAACAGAGTCATCTGGAAACCACTGCAAGGATAATTCACGACATGGCATGA
- a CDS encoding PfkB family carbohydrate kinase codes for MLTVFGSTALDTIRTPTRVLKDVLGGAATFAGVSASFFVDTGLIAVVGTDFPKKYHDLLAKYLDLSGFVIQKGKTFRYDGSYDDTLSKRTTNKTELNVLGSFKPQVPDEYRKSQFVYLANNDPDQNSALIREFDNVKFSMCDTIEYWIATKRASVIKMIKAVDAVVINDEEAKLLTKEHNLIKCAKKMMEWGAKYVIIKKGEHGSLLFFDDVIFPSVAFSLEDIVDPTGAGDSFAGAMIGYLASKNKTSLSEIKKAVVYGNVLGSFAVERWGLDGLTKITKSQIEKRINQYQKMVDF; via the coding sequence TTGCTCACCGTTTTTGGATCCACAGCACTGGACACAATTAGGACGCCTACCAGAGTACTCAAGGACGTACTTGGGGGAGCCGCCACCTTTGCGGGAGTGTCGGCAAGCTTTTTTGTTGATACCGGTCTGATTGCAGTAGTCGGCACCGACTTTCCAAAGAAATACCATGACCTTCTTGCAAAATATCTTGATCTGTCCGGCTTTGTCATACAAAAGGGGAAGACGTTCCGGTATGATGGAAGCTACGATGACACGCTAAGCAAGAGGACGACAAACAAAACAGAGCTGAATGTACTGGGCTCGTTTAAGCCGCAGGTGCCCGACGAGTACAGAAAGTCACAGTTTGTGTACCTGGCAAACAACGACCCAGACCAGAACTCCGCGTTAATCAGGGAATTTGACAACGTAAAATTCTCCATGTGCGACACCATAGAGTACTGGATTGCGACAAAACGCGCATCAGTAATCAAGATGATCAAGGCAGTCGATGCGGTAGTGATTAACGACGAGGAGGCAAAGCTCCTCACAAAGGAGCACAACCTGATAAAATGCGCAAAGAAGATGATGGAGTGGGGGGCAAAATACGTGATAATCAAAAAGGGAGAGCACGGCTCGCTTCTCTTCTTTGACGATGTGATATTTCCGTCAGTTGCCTTCTCGCTTGAGGATATAGTGGATCCTACCGGGGCCGGGGACTCTTTTGCAGGCGCGATGATCGGATACCTTGCAAGCAAAAACAAGACCAGCCTGTCTGAGATCAAAAAGGCAGTAGTGTACGGCAATGTGCTCGGATCTTTTGCGGTGGAGCGATGGGGGCTAGACGGGCTTACCAAGATCACAAAATCGCAGATTGAGAAGCGAATAAACCAGTACCAAAAAATGGTCGACTTTTAA
- a CDS encoding tetrahydromethanopterin S-methyltransferase subunit A: MNLLEVAGRLCKVLLPIPDDVFYGNPSSSVAVCTLSSMNLLREIASSVMMERIALAGRLLSENKGIDALIRHVNKNPNITTIILCGKEVSGHRAGHSLLLVHRHGIDGDGRIINSVSPDPVLTVTESEVAQFQRQISIIDKIGETRPYRILD, from the coding sequence ATGAATCTGCTCGAGGTTGCGGGAAGGCTGTGCAAGGTTCTTCTTCCCATACCAGACGACGTGTTCTATGGGAACCCCTCATCCTCGGTTGCAGTCTGCACGCTGTCCAGCATGAATCTGCTAAGGGAGATTGCATCATCTGTCATGATGGAAAGAATAGCTCTTGCGGGAAGGCTGCTGTCGGAGAATAAGGGGATAGACGCGCTGATCCGACATGTGAACAAAAACCCGAACATAACTACCATAATCCTTTGCGGAAAGGAGGTGAGCGGCCACCGGGCGGGGCACTCACTGCTATTGGTGCACAGACATGGAATAGATGGTGATGGCAGGATAATCAACTCGGTAAGCCCAGATCCGGTCCTTACCGTGACAGAGTCGGAGGTTGCCCAGTTTCAAAGACAGATCAGTATAATAGACAAAATTGGAGAGACGCGACCGTACCGCATACTGGACTAG
- the cobJ gene encoding precorrin-3B C(17)-methyltransferase, with protein MEGKLYIVGVGPGSHDHMTFRAKQVIEESDTIVGYDTYVTLVEDLIAGKEIHRYAMTQEVERAKQCVDLAREGRIVSLVSSGDPGIYGMAGLIYEVLAESGWDPKTGLQVEIIPGVSALNSCASLIGSPLMTDFAVVSMSDLLVPWEIIVKRVEAAAQGDYVIVIYNPASKKRIHQLQDTRKILLKYRKPTTPVAIIKGAYRDSQSIVMTDLENMENFADQLGMISTVIIGNSSTYNFKNLMINPRGYTSKYNLESKS; from the coding sequence TTGGAAGGAAAATTATACATCGTCGGTGTCGGGCCTGGCAGCCACGACCACATGACGTTTAGGGCAAAGCAGGTCATAGAAGAAAGCGACACCATAGTCGGATATGACACCTATGTCACACTGGTAGAGGATCTGATCGCCGGAAAAGAGATTCACCGCTACGCAATGACCCAAGAGGTGGAGCGCGCAAAACAATGCGTTGATCTGGCAAGGGAGGGAAGAATAGTGTCTCTGGTGTCAAGTGGCGATCCTGGAATTTACGGCATGGCAGGACTGATTTACGAGGTGCTCGCAGAGTCTGGCTGGGACCCAAAGACAGGACTGCAGGTAGAGATCATTCCAGGCGTGTCCGCGCTGAACTCTTGCGCGTCGCTTATCGGATCGCCGTTAATGACAGATTTTGCAGTAGTAAGCATGAGTGACCTTTTGGTTCCATGGGAGATAATAGTAAAGAGGGTGGAGGCGGCAGCCCAGGGAGACTATGTGATTGTAATTTACAATCCCGCAAGCAAGAAAAGGATTCACCAGCTGCAGGACACACGAAAGATCCTGCTAAAATACCGCAAGCCGACCACGCCCGTAGCAATCATCAAGGGCGCATATCGCGACTCCCAGTCCATAGTGATGACTGACTTGGAGAACATGGAGAACTTTGCGGACCAGCTTGGCATGATCAGCACTGTGATCATAGGAAATTCGTCTACGTATAACTTCAAGAACTTGATGATAAATCCGAGGGGCTACACCTCAAAATACAATCTGGAAAGCAAGTCCTAG
- a CDS encoding winged helix-turn-helix domain-containing protein, with the protein MVSKIYRDRIYIIKDVITLLIEYGELNQTALFSYSGLNLKKHKKILDDLESHGFISRSTLQDGKRTITMYRATTKGLEFCRTIIEPYEELFPRKSASDTNLGLLIFV; encoded by the coding sequence TTGGTAAGCAAGATCTACCGTGACAGAATTTACATCATAAAGGACGTCATCACGCTTCTCATCGAATACGGGGAACTAAACCAGACTGCCCTGTTTAGCTACAGCGGACTTAATCTGAAAAAACACAAAAAGATACTTGACGACCTAGAATCTCACGGTTTCATCTCGAGATCGACCTTACAAGACGGCAAGCGGACAATCACAATGTATCGGGCAACCACGAAGGGACTGGAGTTCTGCAGAACCATAATTGAGCCGTATGAGGAGCTTTTCCCACGTAAATCCGCATCTGATACCAATCTAGGACTTCTCATCTTCGTCTAA
- a CDS encoding dUTPase, with protein sequence MDRLESIFSMQKGLAEMMNLDRYSKDTEGRVSALCTAIIHEAVELQRTTNWKWWKKPTPFNVDDAREELIDIWHFVVQASLELNLTPDDIMEEYKRKNEINRDRQRNGY encoded by the coding sequence ATGGACAGACTCGAGTCAATCTTTTCCATGCAGAAGGGACTTGCAGAAATGATGAACCTTGACCGGTACTCCAAGGATACGGAGGGACGTGTGTCCGCTCTCTGCACTGCAATAATTCATGAGGCGGTGGAGCTGCAGCGCACAACCAACTGGAAGTGGTGGAAAAAGCCGACACCGTTCAATGTGGACGATGCAAGAGAGGAGCTCATCGACATCTGGCATTTCGTAGTTCAGGCCTCACTTGAGCTGAACCTGACGCCGGACGATATCATGGAAGAATACAAGAGAAAAAACGAGATAAACCGAGACAGGCAGCGAAACGGCTACTAG